Sequence from the Castanea sativa cultivar Marrone di Chiusa Pesio chromosome 12, ASM4071231v1 genome:
gtgttgcacccctttttttatttccagaaaaaaaaaaaaaaaagtccatagTAAGAAGACTAAGAATAGTCATTCTAGTCTTCTAGACCCCTCTCAAGAAATCAACTaattattaatagatatttGAGATCTTTCCctattcataataattttacacTATGTTGGCCGGCATAGTTGTATTTGCATCGATAATGCTGATAACTTAGCAAATGACTCTTCCTTGTAATTctagtaattttttaatgggaaaCGTTTACTTTAAAACTGGTTTGATGGAAAATTTATTCAACTTGTTACGTGATGATTGAGAAAATTATCTACACGTATTTTTAGTtacatgatttattaaaaagttatataactTAGTTAAATAATCGTTACGTAatgaattaaagaaaatttctcCAAATGagtttggaggaaaattttgttgatTTGAATTTAGAGGTGCCCCTTGGAAGGTTAAGGATGCTTTTGGGTACtgctttgttttgttaatttttcttttaaagctttttcttgaggccaaaaaaagaaagaaaaaaaaaagaaagcaagaaagagagagagactagaAGTAGCACTTGGTTAGGGTCAAGGCAAATATAACGTGGACATCAAGATAAGGTTTGTTTGGCAAACAATATAAATGGCTGAGATTTGATCTATATAAATTGGtcttgaaataaaattggtcaattttaaacttattttgatttgttatgtaacttatttaaattcaagttgaAACTTATTTTGAAATTCTTTGTGTACTTGTAATGAAAACTTAATAATCAACATCAAttacttcaaaaataaaaatttacaagacttaaaaagaaaaaacacataaatttaTTAACTGCATTGTCTTTCTTTTAAGATTCAAATTGTaattgttggctttaatttctcgaatttttgaattattgttAAACCTCAACTTGTCCATAAAATCCAGGATATCACAATTGACCTAATTTTATATTGAAATACCCTATAAGCCACTACCCATTTATGCACATTCACATAAAGACACAAACAATCACTACTGGTCCAAGCTTATAAGCATCATTATATTTCTATTAGGGGTTTGATTTTTATGGGCTTGTATAATTGGCATGATTTTGGCAACGAATTCTCAGGTCTTGAGTCAGGTCTAGAATTGGGTCCCAAAACGCACTCTATGAGTTATTTTTGCTTCTTTAATCAAGTCTAGCCAACCTAAATTGACTCAGATGCACTGATAATTGGTAAGTTTTGTTTTAATGATCTTGGTATGTGGGGCTAGGTGATTCGGCCTGCACTTTCAAACCTGATATTGGGCTTTgcttgattgtaattttttatattttcttcaacCTAGTCCATTCAGTTGCCTTTGAAGCAATGCTTTTTGCCCGAGGTTGGGTGGGTTTGCATTTGCTTCATATTGGGGGTTGGGCCGTTGGGTGCTCAACAGTTGTGTGAATAGAAATTTTGACAACaaattgattgttttttttttttttttgagaagaaaattgattgttttatgatggaaaagaaaagttatagggattatacaaattttattatatgggTTTTAGAAACCAATGTGTTAATTTTGTACACTTTTTATgacaaaattgataatttttatagtattttacaaaaagtaatgtagcacaattttacaattatctCAATGAATTTTAAGTTAATGTGTTGCTATATATTTATTGTAAAGTTAATAAATATGAaatgaattttccttttttttttttattatcattattgttcAATATTTTTGTGAATGCGAATGGGTTGTAGTTTAGTTGATATTTAAAGTATAACTTGATGCCTTAATAAAGATTAATGTGGTATGTTTAGGATTTCCAAGGAGCGCACGCTACGCCATTGTCATAGGTGTTGGAGTACCAGGAAGTCTATGCTTGCTAGGGCTACTATGTTTTCTCTTTGGCAAGGTCGAGTCCTACAATGCTAGAAGACACATTGAAATCCCAGAATTCAATCCTACAATTGCTCCACCGCCCAAAATTATGGTGGGCCTTGATGGGCCCACAATAGAGTCATACCCAAAAATAGTTCTTGGTGAGAGCTGGTGCCTACCCAAGCCCAATGACAACACTTGCCCAATATGTTTGTCTGAGTACCAGGCTAAGGAGACTCTAAAGTCCATACCTAAATGCCAGCATTGTTTTCACATTGAATGCATTGATGAATGGCTTAGCTTGAATGCTACGTGCCCCATTTGTCGGAATTCTCTCCAATGATTACTACCAGTGGATATTTCATGATActttgggatatattatttttcccttttaattcTAGGCtctatacaaattttttttttttttttgtggtaatcAGGCAATAACATTAAGCAAAACTAACTAAGAGAAACATCAGAGCAAAGACGCTCATACAATGTACCAGCTGCATCAAGACTAGCCAGCAAGGCCACATCAGCTGGAGGAAattgaaaaacaacaaaatcatgaGGACTAACCGTGCCTCTTCTAGCAAGCGCGTCGGCGCATTTATTAGCTTCCCTAAAGCAGTGCTGAATTTTGACCCTTGGAATCCTCTTCAAACCTTCCTTATAGTCAGCCATGATAACTTCATTACCATTCGGACTACTCTCATCTTTCAAAAGCAGATCCACCACAAGTTTAGCATCAAGTTCAAATATGACATTCTCCAAGTTTAAATCAATGCAGAGATTAATCCCATCCCTAAGAGCCCATAACTCCGCCGCCACACTTGTAGTACACCCAATTGCTCTAGCATAGCCACTAACCCATTCTCCACAGGAGTTGCGAATGATTCCACCTCCACCAGCCTTACCAGGGTTGCCCAATGAAGAACCATCTGAATTTAACTTATACCAACCGTCGGGGGGAATGCCACCGCACTTGGATGATAGATAAGTTGCGTTGAAGTTTATCATTCAAGCCGAGGAAGGCAAATTCGGCGGCTTTGGCTATAGTTTCCACCTTTAAAGATTTTTGGGGGCCTGAATCTCTAAAGATGACATTGTTGCGTACGAGCCGGAGGCCCCACATtccaaaaggaaagaagatgctCCAAGATATACCAGATACTGAAGAGTGATACTTAGTACAATTTAATCGAAGCCAATCTGTTAAACTAGAACCATAAAAGAGGTCGGTGTGGCACGGTAAAGGAAAAGAATCCCAGAATTCTTTGGCAAGAGGGCAATCACGCAAAATGTGGATTATTGATTCAACGTCCCCGTTACACAGAGGGCAAGAAGTGGGAATAGCCAGCCTCCTCGATCCAAGAACTTCTCTAGCGGGAAGACTATTATGTATGCACTGCCAAAGGAAACACTTGATCTTGGGCAGAGTAATAGATTTCCACACCCAATTCCCCATAAAAGGCTCAAACAAATAGGGATCATGAACAACACAAGCCAGCTTGTAAGCCTCCTTTATATCAAACTCCCCATCAGGTGAAGAGCACCAAGAAATGTGATCAACACCTGCTGCTGACATAGGAATAGGAGTAGCCTTAATTTTCTGCCTTAGGGAATAAGGAAAATTGAATGAAATAACATCCAAGTTCCAGGAACTGTGGTGCACTACATCTCTTAAAAGTAAGGTCTCCTAATTTCTCTGCAAAGGGCCTTTAATAAGGCTTCTAACTGTACCATCACTCAACCATTTATCATGCCAAAAGCATAACATACTATCATAACCCGCTATCCATTTTATACCCCTGTTAAAAATAGCCTCCCCTCTCATGATTGCTGCCCAAGTGGATGAACAAGATCTAGAAGTATTAGGAGAACGCCTCCTTCGAGTGATATATTTTTGGGAGAGCACTCTAGCCCAAAGGGAGTCTTTTTCTTGATGAAACCGCCAATTAAGCTTGGCAAGCAGAGCTGAGTTCCTTTCCTTGGCTGATTGAAGGCCGAGACCCCCATTAACTTTGGGTTTGGTGATCTTCTTCCAGTCGATCGGTGAAGTTTCTTTTTGGTTTCCGTCGTGCCCCAAATAAAGTTACGACAAAGTCTATCCACTGTTTGAGTTACCTTAGCAGGGAGGGCAGCACTTTGCATAACATAATAAGGGATAGTGGAAAGAGTAGCTTTGGTCAACACAAGTCTCCCTGCAAAGGAAAGAAGATGAGTTTTCCACCCCGCAAGACGGCCTTGAACACGCTCTATAACAGAACCAAAATCTTGAGGAATCGCCGTATGTTTTATAGGAATGCCAAGGTATTTCCCCAAGGAAGGGGTGGACCGAAACTCTAAAATGTTGCACAACTCCTCTCTATGATGTTGAGGCagatttggagagaaaaacacACGGGATTTATCTGCACTAACCTTTTGACCAGATAACCCGCAAAAGGTGTCTAAAACATCCCTCACAGCTTGACAATTTTTAACATCAGCCTTTGCAAAGAGAACCAGGTCGTCCGCAAAAAATAGGTGAGAAAAGGCCAAACCACCTCTGGAAGCTGGAATAGGGTCCCAAAGCTTGTCCTCACATTTTTCTGAAATAAGAGCTCCTAGAACCTCCATACACAAAATGAAAAGGTAAGGAGAGAGAGGGTCGCCTTGCCCTATTCCTCTTGAAGGTTGGAAAGGATCCAAAGCCCCACCATTGAACAAAATTGAGATGGATGAGGAGGAGACACAACTCATAATGAGAGAAATAAGGTGACTAGGAAACTTGTAGAGAGCTAAGGTGTCTCTAATGAAACTCCACTCAAGGCGGTCATAGGCTTTCtctaaatcaatttttattgcCATTAAACCATGTCGGCCTTTCTTATTGGACATAGAATGCACCAACTCCTGGACAATAATAGCATTATCAATACCTTTCCTCTTAGGAACAAAAGCCGATTGAAGAGGAGATATAAGGTTGTCCAATAACGGACGGATGCGACCCACAATCAGCTTGGTTATGATTTTATACACTGTGTTACACAACCCGATGGGACGATAATTATTTAGAGACTCAGGACAGCTGCATTTGGGAATAAGAGTAATCAATGTTCTATTAAGATACTCAGGCACTGTTCCTGTGTTGAACACATTCTTGATTTCATCCTTCACTGAATTACCCACAACCCTCCAAAAGCGCTGGAAAAATCCAGCATGCAGCCCATCAGGACCGGGAGCTTTATAAGGTTTGAGAGATTGAAGAGCAGCAAAAATTTCAGCATCAGAGACTGGAAGTTCCAACTTAGAAACGTCATCAGCTTGAAGTGTACACTTCCAAAAGGGGGGCTGCCAAACTTGCCTATGGGCAAAGCATTGAGAGGTAGTAAATAACTCAAGAAAACCTTGTCTAATAAAGTCAGCAATCTCAGGAGCCCCATTCAGCCAATTACCCATACGATCTTTCAAGCTAGAAATACGATTTCTCTTGCGGCGGATCAACGTGGAGTTGTGAAAGAACGCCGTATTCCTGTCTCCATCTATAACCCAAGAGATTCTAGATTTCATACTCCAATAATCTGCTTCCAAGGAAGCAACAGAAGATAATTCCTCTAAAAGGGACTTTTCCAGATTAATAAGGAAATTGTTAGGATTGCTTCCTAATGCTGACTGCACTCCCTTTAGTCTTGCACAAATTCTACGCTTTCTATGGAAAATATTGCCAAAGGTCTCCCTATTCCAGCTTTTGGCACGGGTAGTAAAAGAGGTGATTGCACTGGGTAAATTGGAAGGCCCTGCCCAAGCCTTCCTAACCAGGTCCGGAAAGGAGGAGTGGGATAACCACATTGGTTGGAACCGGAAAGGCTTGGGAAAGGGGGTCCCCTGGTCATGATGCAAAGAAAGGACAATGGGGCAATGATCAGAATGGGAACGCTCCAAATGACGGACACTGGCTTCTGGATAGAGCACATTCCAATCAGTATTTGCAAAAACCCTATCAATTCTTTCTTGGATGAGGTGGGTAAGGGGTTGCCGATTAGACCAAGTGAAGCGAGGACCAGAGAAACCCATATCAAACATCCGGCAATTATTTAGGCAATCTTGAAACTTGATTGCTCTAGAGATGTTAATAGGTCTACCCCCATATTTATCTTCTCTGGTAAGCACTTCATTGAAATCTCCAGCAATAATCCAAGGAAGAGAATGAAGCTCAGCAGCCTGAGACAAATTATCCCACAATAGCCGTCTTTCTGCGTATCTGGGACTTGCATAAATAGCAGACAACAGCCAGGAGGATTTGGAGGAGAGGTCTTGAACCATAGCATGTATCTCTTGCTCAGATGATGCTAGCTCAGAGATAACCACTTGAGTTGAGTCCCAAAGAACCCATAAACCGCCAGTAAAACCAATGTTATTGGCATGAATCGCCCCATCAAAATTAAGCCAATTAGTGATATCTTTGGCTCTCTGGCCACTAACCTTAGTTTCCGTTATGATCAAAATAGCAGGGGAATGCATCTGAACTAAATTATGAACAAAACTATGAAAGGAGGGGCTTAAAGCTCCCCGACAATTCCATATTACAATATTCATAACTAAAATAAAGGGAAAGGAGAGAAACACAAGTCAGACAGAGGTAGGGGAAGTACCTCCATCGTCAACCTGCATAAGGATCAACTCCTCATGTTGACTTGTCATCGGGCAGACATCAGGGATAGCCTCTTGATTAACTAAACCCACATCTTGATCAGTACAAGCTGCGGACTTTCCATTGCCTCCAGCCTTAGAAGGTCTGAGCTTGGGATCAATTTTTCTAAGGACAGTGTTGGTGATCTTCAACGAAGCTGCAGCCACCGGGTCCTCAACAGTCTCCTTTACAATAAGGGGTGCGTTAGAGTAGCCGTGTACTGGGTTTTGGACCGAAACTGAATCAATATCATCAGAGTTCATCACTTCATCACCCACCATTAATTCCTGATCTTTGCGAGCACTACTATCCTCATCTACAGGTATGCATAGGTTCGGATTACTGGAGCTACCCGCTGTAAAGACCAAAGcattaggagttgtgattttgaaatcaaaatctgATTTCGTATCTTTCCTTTCCCATGAATGAGAGGACCGGCTTGCCTTCATCTCCGCTGACGCCTGGGTGCTTTGAGTGGCTCTAGGAGCACGGGTTCGCTGTTTGACCGAAAGGTTAGTAGGAACCcagcttttcttttccttaacaAGCTTTTTGGTAGTGCGATCTGCAACAATCGCACTAACCTCTGCCTGCTGCTTGATCTGTTGCTTTCCATCCCCATCCGAGAATCCTTTTGCATCAATCTTGGGATT
This genomic interval carries:
- the LOC142620114 gene encoding uncharacterized protein LOC142620114 — protein: MTSPEATVRSREEDDELQRSTKKVKENHNIDNRSNNTSPRASARRESYKERLTREVPGAYEQAFRFEQDMHTEVESDDESSDIAAGIAAVNLSGARKSTIRALWSNALIIKVIGKTVGYQFLSSRISYMWKPNGRLDCVDLEKDFFLVRFSLKEDYERVLREGPWFVGGHYLSIRKWEPNFKPASANVSSVAVWMRLPQLPIEYYEPSVLRDLGQAIGPVLRIDTHTASETRGRFARICVQVNLDNPLIKLIRVGGIEQPVQYEGINALCFSYSRVGHKVDGCPYMARATCRDGEDKVVEESPTVKDPSAPTEEAYGPWVIVSRKKQVTRKGSKDPAHPSQIDTSQQLNVRAQSPFGSPPNPKIDAKGFSDGDGKQQIKQQAEVSAIVADRTTKKLVKEKKSWVPTNLSVKQRTRAPRATQSTQASAEMKASRSSHSWERKDTKSDFDFKITTPNALVFTAGSSSNPNLCIPVDEDSSARKDQELMVGDEVMNSDDIDSVSVQNPVHGYSNAPLIVKETVEDPVAAASLKITNTVLRKIDPKLRPSKAGGNGKSAACTDQDVGLVNQEAIPDVCPMTSQHEELILMQVDDGVMNIVIWNCRGALSPSFHSFVHNLVQMHSPAILIITETKVSGQRAKDITNWLNFDGAIHANNIGFTGGLWVLWDSTQVVISELASSEQEIHAMVQDLSSKSSWLLSAIYASPRYAERRLLWDNLSQAAELHSLPWIIAGDFNEVLTREDKYGGRPINISRAIKFQDCLNNCRMFDMGFSGPRFTWSNRQPLTHLIQERIDRVFANTDWNVLYPEASVRHLERSHSDHCPIVLSLHHDQGTPFPKPFRFQPMWLSHSSFPDLVRKAWAGPSNLPSAITSFTTRAKSWNRETFGNIFHRKRRICARLKGVQSALGSNPNNFLINLEKSLLEELSSVASLEADYWSMKSRISWVIDGDRNTAFFHNSTLIRRKRNRISSLKDRMGNWLNGAPEIADFIRQGFLELFTTSQCFAHRQVWQPPFWKCTLQADDVSKLELPVSDAEIFAALQSLKPYKAPGPDGLHAGFFQRFWRVVGNSVKDEIKNVFNTGTVPEYLNRTLITLIPKCSCPESLNNYRPIGLCNTVYKIITKLIVGRIRPLLDNLISPLQSAFVPKRKGIDNAIIVQELVHSMSNKKGRHGLMAIKIDLEKAYDRLEWSFIRDTLALYKFPSHLISLIMSCVSSSSISILFNGGALDPFQPSRGIGQGDPLSPYLFILCMEVLGALISEKCEDKLWDPIPASRGGLAFSHLFFADDLVLFAKADVKNCQAVRDVLDTFCGLSGQKVSADKSRVFFSPNLPQHHREELCNILEFRSTPSLGKYLGIPIKHTAIPQDFGSVIERVQGRLAGWKTHLLSFAGRLVLTKATLSTIPYYVMQSAALPAKKIKATPIPMSAAGVDHISWCSSPDGEFDIKEAYKLACVVHDPYLFEPFMGNWVWKSITLPKIKCFLWQCIHNSLPAREVLGSRRLAIPTSCPLCNGDVESIIHILRDCPLAKEFWDSFPLPCHTDLFYGSSLTDWLRLNCTKYHSSVSGISWSIFFPFGMWGLRLVRNNVIFRDSGPQKSLKCGGIPPDGWYKLNSDGSSLGNPGKAGGGGIIRNSCGEWVSGYARAIGCTTSVAAELWALRDGINLCIDLNLENVIFELDAKLVVDLLLKDESSPNGNEVIMADYKEGLKRIPRVKIQHCFREANKCADALARRGTVSPHDFVVFQFPPADVALLASLDAAGTLYERLCSDVSLS